GGCACGAGGATCCCGGACGTGCCGTGGCCGTCGAACTCGACCAAGACGATCGCGCACTTCCCGGAGACCCGCGAGATCTGGTCGTACGGCTCCGGGTACGGTGGCAACGCCCTGCTCGCGAAGAAGTGCTTCGCCCTCCGCATCGCGTCGTCGATGGCCCGCGCGGACGGCTGGCTCGCCGAGCACATGCTCCTCATCCGCGTCACCACGCCCACGGGGAAGGTCCTGCACGTCGCCGCCGCCTTCCCCTCCGCCTGCGGCAAGACCAATTTCGCGATGATGACCCCGACGCTGCCCGGCTGGAAGGTCGAGACCATCGGTGACGACATCGCGTGGCTCCGCCCCGGTGCCGACGGCCGTCTGTGGGCGATCAACCCCGAGGCCGGGTTCTTCGGCGTCGCACCCGGGACCGGCCCGGACACGAACCCGGCGGCGATGACCACTGTCCACTCGAACACGATCTTCACGAACGTCGCGATGACGCACGACGGCGACGTCTGGTGGGAGGGCGCGTCGGAGGAACCGCCGCGGCACCTCATCGACTGGCGCGGACGGCCGTGGGAGCCGGGCAGCGTGACCCCGGCCGCGCACCCCAACGCACGCTTCACGGTCGCCGCTGACCAGTGCCCGACCATCTCGGACGACTGGGACAGCCCCGACGGCGTGCCGATCGACGCCATCGTCTTCGGCGGTCGCCGCGCCACCAACGTCCCACTCGTCGCCGAGGCCGAGGACTGGGAACACGGCGTGTTCTTCGGCTCGACGATCTCCAGCGAGCAGACCGCTGCGGCAGAGGGACCCGTCGGCGAACTCCGCCTCGACCCCTTCGCGATGCAGCCGTTCTGCGGCTACAACATGGCGGACCACTGGGCGCACTGGCTCGAGATCGGTGACCGCCTCGGCTCGAAGGCACCGCGCGTCTTCCGAGTCAACTGGTTCCGCAAGTCCTCGGACGGCGGCTACCTCTGGCCCGGGTTCGGCGAGAACGTCCGCGTGCTCGAATGGATCGCCGGCCGGCTCGACGGCTCAGCGGACGTGGACTGGAGCCCCATCGGCGGGCTGCCCGCTGTGGGCGCACTCGACCTGGTCGGGCTCGACCTCGACGGCTTCGCGCTCGACGAGTTGTTCGCCGTCGACCCGGCGGCGTGGTCCGCCGAGGCCGAGCAGCTGCGGGCGCACTTCGACCGGTTCGGCGACCGGGTACCGGCACGGCTGCAGGCACGTCTGGACCAGCTCGTCCGTCGGTTGAGGGACAAGGCGCTGGCGGAGAAGACGCGATCGGGGCTTAGTGGGTTTCGATGATGGGGATGGCGCCGGTCTTGAGAGTCTCTTCGATTTCGTGGAGGCTGGCGTCCTTGGTCTCGGGGACGAAGAACCGGACGAATGCGATGCCGGCCGTTCCGAGTCCGGCGAAGACGAGGAAGGTGGCGCCGGCGCCGATGGCGTCGACGAGGGGCAGGAACACCAGCGCGATGGCGAAGTTCGCCATCCAGACGAAGATGCCGCCGATGCCCATGGCGATGCCACGGGCTTGAGCGGGGGCGAGCTCGCTGAGCAGCAGCCAGGTGACGGTGCCGACGGCGGATTGCTGGAACGCGAGGAATCCGATCATCAGGCCCACGAGACGCTCCTGCTCGCGCGAGTCAGCCCACGTCGCCACTGTCGACAAGACAGGGTGGTGCTATACACGCTGCACGATTGTTGAAGTCTTCATCTGTGGGAAGTCCACGGAGTCGATTCGCATCATCGTGTCGACCTGCTCACGTCGCGGTCCGTGATCAGGACGCGGTCGTCGCGAGGCAATCTTCGTGGGCCTTGCGCTCAAACCTGGCATGGGCGGCAAGGTTCTCCAGAACCCTCGAATCTTCAGCGCCCAAGCCAGGTGAGGCAGCCGTGAGCTGGGCTGCCCTACCGGTGGGTTCGTGATCGTTGCGAGAAGCGGCCGTCAGGTTGCGTTTCGGTACTCGGATCCGCCGCGGCGGCCGATGGCAATGAGGAGGTACACGCCGCCAAGGGCCGCCGCGACCAAGCCGACGGGGATCTGAAACGGTGCCAGGAGATGCTGTCCATGAGGTCGGCGGTGACTGTTGCCGCGGCACCGGCACCGGTGGATGCCAGCAACGGAATGCTCGTGGACCCGGTCAGCCAAGCTGCCACCCGGGGTGCAGTGAGCGCGATAAATCCGATCGGTCCGACGGCAGCGACGACGACTGCGACGAGCAACACCCCGCCGGCGGTGATCGTCAGCCGAACCCTTGCCACATTCAGGCCAAGCGAGGTCGCGGTATCGTCTCCGAGCTCGAGTGCCCGCATCGGTCGGCTGAGGATCGGTGCGGTGAGCAGCAAGACCATTTGTTTGACTCTGTCCATGAGCACGTTGGGGAACACTGGTTTCCGCACCGTGTCAGCAGGGGACCGGTGAGCGAGAACGACGGGTCCATCACATCCTGAGTTGACATAAGGTACATTATCGGCACTACTCGACGTTACGCTGGAAACATGTGGAAGTGGAAACGACGGCAGCCCGACTTGGCCGCGGCGCAGCCTGACGAGAACGACCGTACGAAGGCACGCCGCTTGGTCGAGGGTGCGGACGAGTACGTCCGCCTGGTCGGCAGGGAAGTTAGGCGATACGCCATTACGGCGCTGATCCTGACCGCGGGGCTCGTGATATTGGTCCTTGTGAGTTACTTCGGAGACCGCATGGGCGGGGACACAAAAGCAGTTGTAGCGACCCTTGGGCGACCGACGTCAACAGACAATATATTGACAGCGTACACACTGCTCGGCGCCTTGCTTTTCGCGCTTCAGGTCGGTGTACGGAGCCTTAATAAGGACGGCGATTTCCTAAGCCAAATTGAGCCAGCCGAGGTTGGTCGGCGTCGAATGGTCCGAGCGCTGGCCAGCGCGTCCGGGATCGCATCGTTCGGGGTAACCATTCTCTGCTATTACTGGTTCATCAGGCCTGATCAACAGGTGGACCTTTTCAGAACGCTTGGCCCGGTAGGCGCTAGCATCGTGCTCGCCGTGGTCGCTGCAGAGACGGCGGTTGCGGCCGATCTGCCAAATGATCCGCGGCTGCGCGAGGCGCTCGAGAAGCGCAGCATTAGGGAGGCCACGCACGCATACGTGCGGCTGCCGCGAAGAACCCTAAAATATCCGCACACGCGTCTCTTGGTGCTTATCATTTTTGCGTCTGCTGTCCCATGGGGCGCATGGCTGTTCGCGTTAGGTAGACCGGAACCGGGGGTGATGTTTGCGGCCGGAATGCTGTCGGCGCTTGCCGCAGCCGCGTCATGCTGGGCACTGATCTCAATATCGACAGCCATTGCGCAACAGCAGATCCTTGAGAGCGTTTTTCAAATCACGATGCTGATTTTGGGGCTTGCCATCTACACGTTGACGGGCTGGGTGGCTTTCGCACCAGCATTGGACAGTCATTCGTGGGCTCCGATATTGACGTCCGGCGTAGCTTCTGCCCTGCTCTTTTTTGGACCCGCGGTCCTGATGGTATTGTTCTCTCTACGCAGCTCATCGACGGGAAAACCGGGCGTCATTGTTGCTTTCGCGTCGCGCAAGCTCGGGAAGACTCGCGACCGACTGAAGCAGGCAACCGCAAAAATCGAAAAAGCCAGCGATGAAGCACGCCGACGCCGACGCCGACGCCTTTACTTCACATGGGCATTGGTTCTCTCGCTACTACCGGCACTGCCGCAAGTTCTGATCAGGGTAGGCCGTGCCGGAAATAAGGAGGGAGAATACAAGGCACTAGCCACGTCCGCATTATGGACATCCGGGCTACTGTCAATCGGATACGTGGTTACCTTTTACGTTTTAATCGCCGTTCATCGCGTCTAGAGCGGAGAATTAGCTGGTGCCTCCGCACCACAGTCCAAGTGCGGAATGTATCGACCTGGCGGCGAGACATATCCACGCCTCGCATCGTGCGAGTCCTCCGGAGCCGAGCTGCAGGGCCCACTTGGGCGGTTCCTTGGCCACCTGGTGGGTGCCTCGCTCGAAGAGACGAGTCCGGCTGTAGTCGGAGCGGCCCTGGAAATTGGAGAGCCACTCAGGGCCAAGACCACGCCCATTGAAGCGGCCGCGGGCAGCGATCCGCTTCGGAACGGGCGCAACACCGCCAGTGAGATGCTCAGTTACCCATGCGGCCGTCATGCTTTCGACACCGCTAGGGAAGCGGCTGCGCGAAGTTGGGAGTGTTCCACAACAACGTGGAGACCGACGACGAGCGTTTCGTCGCAGCCCTCCAGCGCCGTTGTGCGCTGAGGGTCAGCGAGTGCGGGTGGCTTCGCGCTGGCGATCGCGCTGCTTCGTCCCCGTCTTCTGCGGTTTCACCTGACCGGTGGCCGCGGCCGCCATCAGCGACTCGCGAACGGTCATCGGGTAGCTGGCGTCCACGGTCGCGCGCGCCTGCTGCGTGGCCGTCAGTGGCCGTGTGATGGCCGAAACTCCTGCCACGGCACTGGCCGGCGTCGCGGTCGCCGCGGCGTCTGCACCTGCCTGCAGCGCGTTCGCGTCCTGAGATTCGACGGTCGCGGACGTGAGCGCCTGCTCGCTGCCGTCAACAAGATCCGCGTGCTTCTCCGGATTTGCGACGACGGTTGCTTCGGAGGCGAGGTCATCGGCAGTGCCGGCGTCTGCGTCGGCCGACTGCTTCCGCGCTGCAACGGCGTCGTCGACAGCGTCGATCAGCGCCCGGCGTCGTCCGCTCGCGTCGCCGGCGTAAGTTGTGCGGAGCTCGTCCAGGTCAATCCCGTAGCGGCGCTCAAGGTTGCCGCGGACGGTGTCGTACATGTTTTGCCCGTGCGGGACGTCCGGGCCGGCAGCGACGATGACGTCCACGGTGTTGGCAACACGCTCACCGTTCGCGCTGGCCCAGAAGTCGGGGCTGCGCACGGCCTCGTGCAGCTCGCCCATCCGCTGCTGCAGGAGACGCCGCTGCTCGTCGTACTGAGTGCGGGTCGCTGCGTCCCGTTCGGCCTGCTTCCGCGACGCGTGCTCGCGAAGTTGTCCGAGGGCCATCGAGGCCGCTCGGATTACTCGATCGACTTCCTGACCGATCTCCTCTTCCGACATAACTACTCACCCTTCTCCTGCTGTTCGGCGTTACTGGTCTCAGCGGCCCTGGCCGCGATCGGTGTCCCGGCCGCGACGCGGCGCACGCGTCTGCGTCTGCGGCTGAACCGGCGCTGGCCCCTGCCGGGCCGGGTCGTTCCAGCCCATCGACTGCGCCCACCGCTCCCACGCGGCGTTCGCTTCCGTCGTGGATGCGGCGAGGCGTTGCGCCTCGACGAGGGCTGCACGCTCTCGGCGTGCGTCGGCGACCGCACCCGCGGTGCGGGATGCCTGTCGGAACACGGCTGTCCACCCCGTTCGCGCGCTTGTCGACGTCGCCCGGTTCGCGAGCCGGGCGGAGTAGGCCGCGTCGCCGCGCTGCACCCTCGGCTGCCCGCGACGGCCGCGCCGTGGTGGCTGCGCCTCCTGCGCGAGCTCGTTCGACGTCTCGGCCAGCGGCCCGTGCACTGCGCGCTCGGTCAGCATCGACAGGCGCGCGTAGAACGCTGACGCTTCCGCCGGCGACATCGACGCAGTCTGCGGTACCCCAGAGAAGTCTGGCAGCACCGTCTCGCCGTACTTCCCGTTCAGCTGCCGGATCTCGTCCGACGTGGGCCGCTTACCGAGCGACGACGGCATGTCCTCGAGCTGCTTCTCGACGCGTCCGCGCCGTTTCCAGAACACCACGGCGTCCCCTTCCGTTGGAGGGTCAGACTGCCACTGTTCGCGTAGTTGCCCCAGACCCAAGTTCCGATCGAGCTTCGATCCGGCGAACCAGATCGGAGCCTGCCGGACGCCGTCGATGACTTCGGGGACGATCGCTGCGGAGTAGCCCACGACACGGTCACGGTTGTCCTTATCGAATCGAGGACGCACCAGCACGCGGTGCTGGCGGCACTGATCGATGAAGGACACCTCGTCGGTCGCGACCGCCAGCGAGGACCGCAGCCGACGGCGCAGCTCGTCACGCTGGGTAACCCGGTCACCGTCACGACGTGCGCGCTCAAGCTCTGCAGGCGTCACACCCCGAAGCG
This portion of the Curtobacterium sp. MCJR17_020 genome encodes:
- a CDS encoding phosphoenolpyruvate carboxykinase (GTP); this encodes MTATTETIGSTIEPGPGLEALHHWVDQVASLTEPDHVVWCSGSEVENRALLTEMVAAGSLIALEQGLRPDSFLARSDPADVARVEDRTFICSATEADAGPTNNWREPDVMRTELTARFRGAMRGRTLYVVPFSMGPVGGAISQVGVQITDSPYVVVSTRIMTRMGADALAQIGPDTVWVPALHTVGMPLVDDDGTRIPDVPWPSNSTKTIAHFPETREIWSYGSGYGGNALLAKKCFALRIASSMARADGWLAEHMLLIRVTTPTGKVLHVAAAFPSACGKTNFAMMTPTLPGWKVETIGDDIAWLRPGADGRLWAINPEAGFFGVAPGTGPDTNPAAMTTVHSNTIFTNVAMTHDGDVWWEGASEEPPRHLIDWRGRPWEPGSVTPAAHPNARFTVAADQCPTISDDWDSPDGVPIDAIVFGGRRATNVPLVAEAEDWEHGVFFGSTISSEQTAAAEGPVGELRLDPFAMQPFCGYNMADHWAHWLEIGDRLGSKAPRVFRVNWFRKSSDGGYLWPGFGENVRVLEWIAGRLDGSADVDWSPIGGLPAVGALDLVGLDLDGFALDELFAVDPAAWSAEAEQLRAHFDRFGDRVPARLQARLDQLVRRLRDKALAEKTRSGLSGFR
- a CDS encoding MFS transporter — protein: MIGFLAFQQSAVGTVTWLLLSELAPAQARGIAMGIGGIFVWMANFAIALVFLPLVDAIGAGATFLVFAGLGTAGIAFVRFFVPETKDASLHEIEETLKTGAIPIIETH
- a CDS encoding iron chelate uptake ABC transporter family permease subunit, which gives rise to MVLLLTAPILSRPMRALELGDDTATSLGLNVARVRLTITAGGVLLVAVVVAAVGPIGFIALTAPRVAAWLTGSTSIPLLASTGAGAAATVTADLMDSISWHRFRSPSAWSRRPLAACTSSLPSAAAADPSTETQPDGRFSQRSRTHR
- a CDS encoding relaxase/mobilization nuclease domain-containing protein, translating into MPNITRGDRASGLLAYLVGQSTREAHHHSNAHTNPHIVAGHDAIVHDAPAGELTMDDALDIANLLDMPRRLYGTRVTVPVKEWDDALGKKVKVGERDAHVWHASLSIKADEGPLSDAKWGDIARDFVDGMGFTDADGAGSCRWVAIRHGESAGGNDHIHIAVSLVREDGEKARVHDDFRRAQRLTNELEHKYGLTVLASREQDKSTLRGVTPAELERARRDGDRVTQRDELRRRLRSSLAVATDEVSFIDQCRQHRVLVRPRFDKDNRDRVVGYSAAIVPEVIDGVRQAPIWFAGSKLDRNLGLGQLREQWQSDPPTEGDAVVFWKRRGRVEKQLEDMPSSLGKRPTSDEIRQLNGKYGETVLPDFSGVPQTASMSPAEASAFYARLSMLTERAVHGPLAETSNELAQEAQPPRRGRRGQPRVQRGDAAYSARLANRATSTSARTGWTAVFRQASRTAGAVADARRERAALVEAQRLAASTTEANAAWERWAQSMGWNDPARQGPAPVQPQTQTRAPRRGRDTDRGQGR